A part of Ursus arctos isolate Adak ecotype North America chromosome X, UrsArc2.0, whole genome shotgun sequence genomic DNA contains:
- the MAOB gene encoding amine oxidase [flavin-containing] B isoform X2: protein MDAMGREIPSDAPWKAPLAEEWDHMTMKELLDKICWTESAKQLATLFVNLCVTAETHEVSALWFLWYVKQCGGTTRIISTTNGGQERKFVGGSGQVSERIMDLLGDQVKLERPVTHIDQTGENVLVETLNHEVYEAKYVISAVPPILGMKIHFNPPLPMMRNQLITRVPLGSVIKCMVYYKEPFWRKKDYCGTMIIEGEEAPIAYTLDDTKPDGDYAAIMGFILAHKARKLARLTKDERMKKLCELYAKVLGSQEALQPVHYEEKNWCEEQYSGGCYTTYFPPGIMTQYGRVLRQPVGRIYFAGTETATHWSGYMEGAVEAGERAAREILHAMGKIPEDEIWQSERESVDVPAQPITTTFLERHLPSVPGLLRLIGLTTILSATALGFLAHKRGLLVRI from the exons ATCTGCCAAGCAGCTAGCCACTCTCTTTGTGAACCTGTGTGTCACCGCAGAGACCCACGAGGTCTCTGCGCTCTGGTTCCTGTGGTATGTGAAGCAGTGTGGGGGCACGACCAGGATCATCTCAACAACCAATGGAGGGCAG GAGAGGAAATTTGTGGGCGGATCTGGGCAAGTGAGTGAGCGAATAATGGACCTCCTTGGAGACCAAGTGAAGCTGGAGAGGCCCGTGACCCACATTGACCAGACAGGAGAAAATGTCCTTGTGGAGACTCTCAACCATGAGGTGTATGAG GCTAAGTACGTGATTAGCGCTGTCCCTCCTATCCTGGGGATGAAGATTCACTTCAATCCCCCTCTGCCAATGATGAGAAACCAGCTGATCACTCGTGTGCCTTTGGGCTCAGTCATCAAGTGTATGGTTTATTATAAAGAGCCCTTCTGGAGGAAGAAGG ATTACTGTGGAACCATGATTATTGAAGGAGAGGAAGCTCCCATCGCCTACACGCTGGATGATACCAAACCTGATGGCGACTATGCAGCCATAATGGG ATTTATCCTTGCCCACAAAGCCAGAAAACTGGCGCGTCTTACCAAAGATGAAAG GATGAAGAAACTGTGTGAGCTCTACGCGAAAGTTCTGGGCTCCCAAGAAGCTTTGCAG CCAGTGCATTACGAAGAGAAGAACTGGTGCGAGGAACAGTACTCCGGAGGCTGCTACACCACCTACTTcccccctgggatcatgactcaatATGGAAG GGTCCTACGACAGCCCGTGGGCAGGATTTATTTCGCAGGCACCGAGACTGCCACACACTGGAGTGGCTACATGGAGGGGGCCGTGGAAGCTGGGGAGAGAGCAGCCCGAGAG ATCCTGCATGCCATGGGGAAGATCCCCGAGGATGAAATCTGGCAGTCAGAACGGGAGTCAGTG GATGTCCCTGCGCAGCCCATTACCACGACCTTCTTGGAGAGACACTTGCCCTCCGTGCCAGGCCTGCTGAGGCTGATTGGATTGACCACCATCTTGTCAGCAACCGCTCTTGGCTTCCTGGCCCACAAAAGGGGTCTACTTGTGCGCATCTAA